From a region of the Calliphora vicina chromosome 4, idCalVici1.1, whole genome shotgun sequence genome:
- the kek6 gene encoding uncharacterized protein kek6, whose amino-acid sequence MRVNSVAIGLSVAFTLNITLMLHLVACDDWSLSCASNCTCKWTNGKKSAICSSLQLTAIPTTLSTELQVLVLNDNHIPYLNREEFANLELLNLQRIYLKKSEVQYVHKEAFKDLKILVEIDLSDNRIEMLDKDTFMGNDRLRILYLNGNPLKKLVAYQFPVLPHLRTLDLHDCLLSYIDPMALANLNMLEFLYLKNNLLESLSEYVFQHMTSLKTLVLDENPWQCNCKLRKFRTWYVNSKLYSESLLCKGPPQHKDKTWDNVEEDQFGCSPKVEIFNNEDVQNIEIGSNVTFSCLIYGDPLPEIYWELNGKILDSDNVMFEAEAIASDKLWSNLTVFNMTSLDAGTYVCSGTNVVGVGSQNISIYLTEIVQHVLVKTPETFWYFGLIMGTFGTVFLLILISFVACLCKRTTRQRRHPSKTGVKPSVSFNDQEKKLLDLSITTTTNDRVDSCLDNNHSTATAMSKAESVMGFEPIEIHSSDNHRSSVHGHHALMMGAHHQLSHQQQMQHNHSHMPPTSNAGSHVSNHPQQLMAVSDGSCSVVGIPTSMASAVTSDGHNNHISEEFPLNVGVFPPPPEFCSNIVTNPTYGNIFISVSVTQDMLDGADISMYPDLLNIPQRLQDNGMSSVVVTQTTSNTKQMNSHGSDAMSPPPPSLQQHQQQQQQQLPSSSIVGNHSSVNVNSFATLPRNNQRRGILKKDSSLQHQHQQQLPQTNLYTHDEIVSYHNLDTTYSQGYQEHQTDLIGLPPPPPPPSVKCHHGQHSTNATSKPCSGCMSTALQPPSACTSPPKDVTPLRPLYKTANGSACLKYDNMGRRITASGNSTLSLPDEERLESETLFNDGNPLTKTPASKVATKLQDCQSSSPTPTSAVSQNKAGSKNMETGGEFVSL is encoded by the exons ATGAGAGTAAATTCTGTTGCAATTGGCTTGTCAG TTGCTTTTACGCTTAATATTACCTTGATGCTGCACTTGGTAGCGTGCGATGATTGGTCGCTGTCATGTGCCTCAAATTGTACCTGCAAATGGACGAATGGAAAGAAATCGGCCATCTGTAGTTCATTACAATTGACTGCCATCCCAACAACGTTGAGCACTGAACTGCAAGTGTTGGTGTTGAACGATAATCACATACCCTATTTGAATCGGGAAGAATTTGCCAATCTAGAGCTCTTGAATTTACAaagaatatatttgaaaaagtctGAGGTACAGTATGTGCACAAGGAGGCATTTAAGGATCTAAagattttggttgaaatcgatTTATCCGACAATAGAATAGAAATGCTAGACAAGGATACATTTATGGGAAATGATCGTTTAAGAATATTATATCTAAATGGAAATCCTCTTAAAAAATTGGTGGCATATCAATTTCCGGTATTGCCACACTTGAGAACACTTGACTTGCATGATTGCCTGCTGTCATATATAGATCCCATGGCATTGGCAAATCTTAATATGCtagagtttttatatttaaaaaataatttactggAAAGTCTAAGTGAATACGTATTTCAGCATATGACCAGCTTAAAGACATTGGTCTTGGACGAGAATCCCTGGCAGTGTAATtgcaaattgagaaaatttcgcACCTGGTATGTCAATAGCAAGTTGTATAGCGAAAGTCTGCTATGTAAGGGACCACCACAGCATAAAGACAAAACCTGGGATAATGTCGAGGAAGATCAGTTTGGCTGTTCACCCAAAGTAGAGATATTCAATAATGAAGATGTCCAGAACATTGAGATTGGTAGCAATGTCACGTTTAGCTGCTTGATATACGGGGACCCTTTACCGGAAATTTATTGGGAACTGAATGGGAAAATCTTGGACAGCGATAATGTCATGTTTGAAGCTGAAGCTATTGCTTCTGATAAACTGTGGAGTAACCTGACTGTGTTTAATATGACCAGTTTAGATGCTGGCACATATGTTTGTTCCGGCACGAATGTGGTGGGAGTGGGCTCtcaaaatataagtatttatcTTACGGAAATTGTACAACATGTTCTCGTCAAGACGCCGGAAACATTCTGGTATTTCGGTTTAATAATGGGTACTTTTGGTACTGTGTTTTTGCTGATTCTCATTTCATTTGTGGCATGCCTATGCAAACGAACAACCCGCCAAAGACGACATCCCAGTAAAACCGGCGTCAAGCCCAGTGTTAGTTTCAACGACCAAGAGAAAAAGTTACTAGATTTAAGCATCACAACCACGACTAACGATAGAGTAGACAGTTGTCTAGACAACAACCACAGCACTGCCACGGCTATGAGCAAAGCAGAGTCAGTAATGGGTTTTGAGCCAATTGAAATTCATTCGTCGGATAATCATAGATCCAGTGTTCATGGTCATCATGCCCTTATGATGGGAGCCCATCATCAGTTGTCGCATCAACAGCAAATGCAACATAATCATTCCCATATGCCACCCACTAGTAATGCTGGATCCCATGTGTCCAACCATCCACAACAATTAATGGCTGTAAGTGATGGATCCTGTAGTGTAGTCGGTATCCCCACTTCTATGGCATCTGCAGTAACATCAGACGGACACAACAATCATATATCAGAAGAATTTCCTCTGAATGTTGGAGTATTTCCACCGCCACCAGAGTTCTGTTCGAATATTGTGACGAACCCAACATACGGCAATATCTTCATTAGTGTGTCGGTAACTCAAGACATGCTTGATGGAGCTGATATCAGCATGTATCCGGACTTATTGAACATACCCCAAAGACTACAGGACAATGGCATGTCATCAGTAGTTGTTACCCAGACTACAAGCAACACGAAGCAAATGAATTCTCATGGATCTGATGCGATGTCGCCACCACCACCATCACTGCAGCAgcatcaacagcagcagcaacaacaattacCTTCGTCTTCAATAGTAGGCAACCACTCTTCCGTTAATGTTAATTCATTTGCCACACTGCCGCGCAATAACCAGAGAAGAGGAATCCTCAAGAAGGATTCGTCTTTGCAGCATCAGCACCAACAGCAGCTACCACAAACCAATCTCTACACTCATGATGAAATCGTCTCCTACCACAACCTGGATACAACATACAGTCAAGGCTATCAAGAGCACCAAACCGATCTAATTGGCCTTCCACCACCGCCACCTCCACCATCAGTGAAATGCCATCATGGCCAACATTCAACAAATGCTACCTCCAAGCCTTGCTCAGGTTGCATGTCAACAGCTTTACAGCCACCATCCGCCTGCACCAGCCCGCCCAAAGATGTCACACCCCTAAGACCCCTCTACAAAACGGCAAATGGTTCGGCGTGCTTAAAATACGACAATATGGGTAGACGAATAACGGCCAGTGGCAACTCGACTCTCTCCTTGCCCGACGAAGAACGCCTAGAAAGTGAAACACTGTTCAACGATGGTAATCCGCTGACAAAGACTCCCGCCTCCAAAGTAGCCACTAAACTACAAGACTGCCAATCGTCATCCCCAACGCCGACGTCAGCGGTATCACAAAATAAGGCTGGATCGAAGAATATGGAAACAGGCGGTGAATTTGTTTCACTCTAG